The genomic stretch TTCCATTATAAGTACCGATCTTGATGGAGTCATAACTCATTTTAGCAAAGGGGCGGAGGCTTTACTTAGATACTCCATGGAAGAAATGGTGGGAATAACTACTCCAAATGTATTACACTGTGAAGAAGAGGTTCATGATCGCGGGATGGCATTATCAACAGAATATGGTAGAGATATTCGCGGTTTTGATGTGTTTACAGAGGCAGTGAAGCGTGGGGGGTATGAAAATAGGGAGTGGACATATATTTCAAAAGATGAGAGGCGCTTTCCTGTGCAGTTAGCTGTGACCGGAATAAGAGATAGTAACGGAAACTTAAAAGGCTATTTGGGGGTAGCCACGGATATATCCGAAATTAAGCAAAAGGAAGAACGACTTAAAGAGGCAAATGAAAACCTAGAGGCCTTGGCTGCAAGGCTCACTAATCAAAACCGTCAGTTAGCCAATTTTGCTCAAATCACATCTCACAACCTAAGAGCACCAGTGAGCAACCTCTTGGCCTTACTTAATTTATACAATGATTCTACCGATCAGGCGGATAGGGATATGTTAATAGAAAAGTTTGGTACAGTGATAACCCATCTTTTTGAAACCTTAAATGATTTAATGGAGGCACTCAAAATTCAAGAGCAAACACCACAACAAACGGAGCAAGTAAGTTTTCAGAAGGTTTTTGATAAAACCTTGGAATTACTTTCAGGGCAAATTTTGGAACATCAAATACAGGTAGATTTTGAATTTGATGAAGCTTCGGAGATAAGATATAATTCCGATTATATGGATAGCATTTTCCTAAACCTGATGTCCAATGCAATTAAGTATAGATCTACCAACCGACAGGCTTGGATGTCTGTAAAAACCCTTCGAGATGAGGAAGGGAATATAGAGCTTCATGTAGAAGATAATGGTCTAGGAATAAACATGAAAAGACATGCAGAAAAATTATTCGGGTTGCATAAAACGTTTCATAGAAATCCTGATGCTAAAGGAGTGGGCCTATATCTTACGAAAACACAAATTGTAGCTATGGGGGGTAACATAAAGGCCTACAGTGAAATAGATAAGGGTACTAAGTTTGTAATCAAGTTTAATAAATCGAAATAAGTAGTAAGCCTACCGAAGAGTGTCAGGATTCATTAGGTTTCAAAACCTAAGTCGCAATGCGAGTATATAAAATACCATCTACTTAACCCACATCACCTATTTTCGCCAGTTCTATGGATTCACTTACGCAGATAGTTTTAGGGGCGGCTGTTGGCGAGGCTGTGCTTGGTAAAAAAGTTGGTAATAAGGCAGTGCTTTATGGTGCCATTGCGGGCACTATTCCGGATTTTGATGTACTGGCCTCTAACTTTACTGATACAGTTACAGCCCTTGCTGTTCATCGGGGGTTTACACACTCCATAGTTTTTTCTGTGCTTTTTGCGCCCATCTTTGGTTGGATAGTTTCCCGTTATGAATCCTATAAAAGCTTCAAAGGCTGGTCATGGCTTTTCTTTTGGGCCTTTATCACTCATCCACTTTTAGATGCACACACCACTTGGGGCACACAATTGTTTTGGCCTATGGATGCACGTTTGGCGTTCAAAACCATATTTGTGATTGACCCGCTTTATACATTGCCTTTTTTGATGTTTTTGATTTTAGCCATGCGGCAAAAGCGTACATCTCTAAAACGCAGACGCTACAATAATCTCGGACTCATTATTAGCTCCAGCTATTTGGCTCTTACATTTCTGCTAAAAGCTTTGGCCTTCTCAAAATTTGAATGGGCATTACATGAGCAAAACATAGAATATACTCAACTTGACACACGCCCTTCGCCCATGAACACTATATTATGGAGCGCCAATGTAGAAGCTGATGACACCTACTTATTGGGGAGTTACTCGTTTTTTGATACTCAACCCATCACTTTTGAAAAGTATCCCAAAAATCACGAGTTGCTGGGAAACCTCTCGGAGCATGAAAAAGTACAGCGAATGATTCATATTTCCGAAGACTGGTATACCATCAGTAGAGAAGATGGGCAATTGTATTTTAATGATTTGCGCTTTGGTTTAATGAGCTTGGAGCCCAATTCTCAAAATTTTGTTTTTAAGTATAGGATAGATGTTGACTCAACTGGACAAGTTCATTTTACCGAAGAGGCTAAAGCACCACGCGATGGCAAGAAATTACTGAAAGAGCTTTGGGAACGGGTAAAAGGGAACTGACTTTTGATAGAAATAGACCTGACAGGTTTTTTAGCGTTGCGTTGAAAAACCTGTCAGGTCTTGTAAGTGAAAGTTTAGGACTATGAAGGCACAACAAACTCACTGCCCATTGCTACTCCTGCTATAAGCCCAATAAACATAAGCACATATAGCCCAATAACTACTATCGTCATGATCCCCACAAACTTGAAGAAGCTCTTGTTTTTGTCTAATGCTAATATCAATTGGGTCTCATCTTCAGATTGTACCGCTAGGTTTAGCTTCTCAGCATATTGATATAAATAGCGACTAGGGAAAAAGTATAAGGCTGCCGCCAAAATATAAATTACTCCTAAGGCACTACCTCCAATTAAGTTCATTGCTGGATTATCGGTAGAAGGAAAAGAGCTTCCAATAGCAGCTAGTCCAAGACCCGCAATAACCATCAACCCACATCCTATAAAACCTATTATACTTAGGAATTTGGTCCATTTTGCAGTTGTGCTCAGCATTTGGCGGACGTAGTCTGTTTTTAAAAGTGATGGCTGTTGAGGGTCTGGATTAAGAGTATCTAAAGGTTCCATAGTTTTATGTTTTTTTAGTTGATAAAGAGCGAAAATAGAATATTCATTGAAATGGGATTCCTCAATTAAGAATATGGCTTAAATTCGCGCAAGCTTAGAAAGAATCGAATAAATCATTCATTATGAATTTTGACTTAATAGTATTGGGCAGTGGCCCCGGAGGATATGTAGCAGCTATCAGAGCAGCACAACTAGGTTTGAAAACTGCCATTATAGAGCGCGAAAGCCTTGGTGGAATTTGCCTAAACTGGGGATGTATCCCAACCAAAGCACTTCTTAAGAGCGCCAATGTATTTGAATATATGAATCACGCTGAAGACTACGGTCTGAGAGCTGAGAATGTAGATAAAGATTTTACCAAAGTGGTAAAGCGCAGCCGTACTGTTGCCGAAGGAATGAGCAACGGTATCAAATTCTTGATGAAGAAAAACAAGATTGAGGTGATCATGGGCGAAGGTACCGTGAAGGCCGGCAAAAAGATTTCTGTAAAAGGAGAAGACGGTAAAACTACCGAGTATAGCGCAAAAAATATCATCATTGCTACTGGAGGACGCAGCCGTGAGTTGCCAAGCTTGCCGCAAGATGGAAAGAAAATCATAGGTTACCGCCAAGCGATGAACTTGCCTGAGCAGCCAAAGAAAATGGTGATCGTAGGTTCAGGAGCAATCGGTGTTGAGTTTGCCTATTTCTATAATACTATGGGAACTGAAGTTACTGTAGTAGAATTTCTTCCAAACGTGGTGCCAGTGGAAGATGAGGAAGTTTCAAAACAATTGGAGCGTAGCCTTAAAAAAACGGGTATCAAAATTATGACCAATAGCGAAGTAACTAAAGTAGATACTTCTGGTGATGGTTGTAAAGTAACTGTGAAGACCAAAAAAGGAGAGGAGCAAATCGATTGCGATGTAGTTCTTTCTGCCGTTGGTGTTACTGCTAATATCGAAAATATCGGTTTGGAATCTGTAGGCATCAAAACTGAAAAAGGAAAAATCATGGTAGACGATTATTACGCTACCAACGTTGATGGATATTATGCTATCGGTGACTGTGTTCCTGGACAAGCTTTAGCTCACGTAGCTTCAGCTGAAGGTATTATTTGTGTGGAGAAAATTGCTGGACACCATCCACAACCATTAGATTATAACAACATCCCGGGATGTACTTACTGTTCTCCTGAAATCGCTTCTGTAGGTTATACTGAGAAAGCTGCTAAGGAAGCAGGTTTTGAACTTAAAGTGGGTAAATTCCCATTCTCAGCAAGTGGTAAAGCAAGTGCTGCTGGTCACAAAGATGGTTTTGTAAAAGTGATTTTTGACGCCAAGTACGGTGAATTCTTAGGTTGCCACATGATTGGAGCCAACGTTACCGAAATGATTGCCGAGGCAGTTGTAGCACGTAAGTTGGAAACTACCGGAATGGAAATTGTAAAATCTGTACACCCACACCCAACCATGAGTGAGGCTGTGATGGAAGCTGCTGCTGCTGCTTATGATGAGGTGATTCATTTGTAAGTAAGCACTTATATATTTTTGAAGAGCCCCGAAATGTTTCGGGGCTTTTTTTATGAAATATGATACCTACTCGTCATATTTGTCGTTCAACCTTTGTTGGGTTTTAATTCATTTGAATGAAGTTTATAAAACATACGCTTGCTGCTCTTATCCTTACACTCAATTTTGCAATAGCTCAAAAAGGAGATAGCACTTTAGTTTTCGAAATCAATTTTAATTTGGATTCATACGCTTTATCCAAAGCTCAAAAAGCTAAAGTGGACAGCGTGTTGGATTTGGCTCCAATTTCTGTTTTAAAACATGTAGAAATTTACGGTCATACCGATAGTCTTGCCGGAATAGAATACAATCGTCAACTTTCAAAAAGAAGGGTTCAAAGCATTCTTACCTATCTTGTTTACAATGGTTTAGACCCATTGTTAGTAGATGCTGATTACTATGGAGAAGAAAGACCGAAGTATGACAATGCCGCAGAAACCAGGGCTCGAAACAGAAGGGTAGAAGTACATTTATCCATTGACCCAAGCCTGTTCCCAAAGCCAGAGTACCGCATTACAAGTGAGAAGTTTAAAAAAGGAGAACGCATCCGCTTACCAAATCTCAATTTTGTGGGAAACCAACCCATTCCGGTAGCACAAAGTTTTTCTGTGCTCAGGGATTTACTCGAAGTAATGTTGATGTATCCTGATTTACAAATTGAATTGCAGGGCCACGTTTGTTGTAATGATAATTATGAGCTTTCTATGGAGCGATCCAAGATGGTGCATGACTTTTTGGTAGGAAATGGTATTGACCAATCACGGTTGAGTTATAAAGGATTTAGCAACAAGAAGCCCCTTTTTAAAGAAAAAACAGAAAAGGAGAAAGCACTGAACCGAAGGGTAGAAGTATTGGTAATTGACAACAGTGACAGAGTGGAGAATGTAATTGCCCTCGATAAAAAGTTGGACTTGAGAGCACCCGTACTTGGTGTTACTTTTTTCAACAAAAAATCAAGGCTTACACCTCAGGGCGATCATTCCCTTTCGCTTATCGCTGAAATGTTGCAGCACCCTGAAAATCTTTACTTCGAATTTGTGATATTTGATAACATTAATGACAATGCCCTTACCAAGGGAAGAGGCTTTGCAATTGACAGGACGCTAAAAAAAATGTATGTGCCTAGGGAGTTATTTTTGGTACGCCCAAAACCAGCAACTTCCCGAATGCCCGACTCTGACAACAATAAT from Owenweeksia hongkongensis DSM 17368 encodes the following:
- a CDS encoding metal-dependent hydrolase, with protein sequence MDSLTQIVLGAAVGEAVLGKKVGNKAVLYGAIAGTIPDFDVLASNFTDTVTALAVHRGFTHSIVFSVLFAPIFGWIVSRYESYKSFKGWSWLFFWAFITHPLLDAHTTWGTQLFWPMDARLAFKTIFVIDPLYTLPFLMFLILAMRQKRTSLKRRRYNNLGLIISSSYLALTFLLKALAFSKFEWALHEQNIEYTQLDTRPSPMNTILWSANVEADDTYLLGSYSFFDTQPITFEKYPKNHELLGNLSEHEKVQRMIHISEDWYTISREDGQLYFNDLRFGLMSLEPNSQNFVFKYRIDVDSTGQVHFTEEAKAPRDGKKLLKELWERVKGN
- a CDS encoding DUF5362 family protein — its product is MEPLDTLNPDPQQPSLLKTDYVRQMLSTTAKWTKFLSIIGFIGCGLMVIAGLGLAAIGSSFPSTDNPAMNLIGGSALGVIYILAAALYFFPSRYLYQYAEKLNLAVQSEDETQLILALDKNKSFFKFVGIMTIVVIGLYVLMFIGLIAGVAMGSEFVVPS
- the lpdA gene encoding dihydrolipoyl dehydrogenase is translated as MNFDLIVLGSGPGGYVAAIRAAQLGLKTAIIERESLGGICLNWGCIPTKALLKSANVFEYMNHAEDYGLRAENVDKDFTKVVKRSRTVAEGMSNGIKFLMKKNKIEVIMGEGTVKAGKKISVKGEDGKTTEYSAKNIIIATGGRSRELPSLPQDGKKIIGYRQAMNLPEQPKKMVIVGSGAIGVEFAYFYNTMGTEVTVVEFLPNVVPVEDEEVSKQLERSLKKTGIKIMTNSEVTKVDTSGDGCKVTVKTKKGEEQIDCDVVLSAVGVTANIENIGLESVGIKTEKGKIMVDDYYATNVDGYYAIGDCVPGQALAHVASAEGIICVEKIAGHHPQPLDYNNIPGCTYCSPEIASVGYTEKAAKEAGFELKVGKFPFSASGKASAAGHKDGFVKVIFDAKYGEFLGCHMIGANVTEMIAEAVVARKLETTGMEIVKSVHPHPTMSEAVMEAAAAAYDEVIHL
- a CDS encoding OmpA family protein codes for the protein MKFIKHTLAALILTLNFAIAQKGDSTLVFEINFNLDSYALSKAQKAKVDSVLDLAPISVLKHVEIYGHTDSLAGIEYNRQLSKRRVQSILTYLVYNGLDPLLVDADYYGEERPKYDNAAETRARNRRVEVHLSIDPSLFPKPEYRITSEKFKKGERIRLPNLNFVGNQPIPVAQSFSVLRDLLEVMLMYPDLQIELQGHVCCNDNYELSMERSKMVHDFLVGNGIDQSRLSYKGFSNKKPLFKEKTEKEKALNRRVEVLVIDNSDRVENVIALDKKLDLRAPVLGVTFFNKKSRLTPQGDHSLSLIAEMLQHPENLYFEFVIFDNINDNALTKGRGFAIDRTLKKMYVPRELFLVRPKPATSRMPDSDNNNFLMVKISEK